CTGCCCGAGCGTCGGCCGCGGCGCGAGCGCCTGGTCCGGCGCGCCGCCGAGGTCGCGCGCACGCTGGTCATCTATCTGCCGCCGCATCGCGCCGCGGCACGCATGGCCGAGTTGCTCGAGTGGCTCGGCGACCGTCCGGCGGCGATGTGCCGGGAGCTGACCAAGCTCCACGAGGACATCCGAGAATTGCCGCTGGCCGAGCTGGGCGAGGTGCTGGCGCGTGACGCCCCACGCGGGGAGATCACGCTGGTCATCGACGTGGCGGAGCGCGAGCCCGAAGCCGCGCCCGAGGCGTCGAACGTTGCCACCGCGGTGACGGCCGCCATGGCTGCGGGCGCCTCGCCAAGCCAGGCGGCGGCGGCGGTCGCGCGGGAGCTGCGGATTCCGCGGCGCGAGGTCTACGCCCTGGCCCAGGAACTCCGCCGCGCGGACTCTTCCAAGGGGTCCTAGA
The genomic region above belongs to Chloroflexota bacterium and contains:
- the rsmI gene encoding 16S rRNA (cytidine(1402)-2'-O)-methyltransferase, with amino-acid sequence MGVLYVVATPIGNLEDLTARAVRVLASVPVVAAEDTRRTRKLLNHIGASPRLIAYHAESPERREDAIVACLREGDVALVSDAGTPGLADPGPDLVARVRREEMSVVPIPGASALATALSVVSFAQQPVTFIGFLPERRPRRERLVRRAAEVARTLVIYLPPHRAAARMAELLEWLGDRPAAMCRELTKLHEDIRELPLAELGEVLARDAPRGEITLVIDVAEREPEAAPEASNVATAVTAAMAAGASPSQAAAAVARELRIPRREVYALAQELRRADSSKGS